One Thalassospira marina DNA window includes the following coding sequences:
- the rpsB gene encoding 30S ribosomal protein S2: MALPTFTMRQLMEAGVHFGHHTRRWNPKMKPFIFGARNDIHILNLQETVPMLHRAMQAVRDVTAAGGRVLFVGTKRQASPVIADAAKRCGQYYVNHRWLGGMLTNWNTVSGSIKRLKEQDEILNSGAEGLTKKEILNLTRSRDKLERALGGIKDMGGLPDIIIVVDTNKESLAIHEARNLHIPVVAVLDSNSDPQDVQYPIPGNDDAIRAIQLYCDLFVGAVLDGIQAEMTASGADLGEADELPAQEAAAAEAADQAASA, translated from the coding sequence ATGGCATTGCCAACCTTTACCATGCGTCAGCTGATGGAAGCTGGCGTTCACTTTGGTCACCACACCCGTCGCTGGAACCCGAAGATGAAACCGTTCATCTTTGGCGCACGTAACGACATTCACATCCTGAACCTGCAGGAAACCGTTCCGATGCTGCATCGCGCGATGCAGGCAGTTCGCGACGTGACCGCTGCTGGTGGCCGTGTTCTTTTCGTTGGTACCAAACGCCAGGCTTCGCCGGTTATTGCTGACGCTGCAAAACGTTGCGGGCAGTACTATGTGAACCACCGTTGGCTCGGCGGCATGCTGACCAACTGGAACACTGTTTCCGGTTCGATCAAACGCCTTAAAGAACAGGACGAAATCCTGAACTCTGGCGCTGAAGGCCTGACCAAGAAAGAAATTCTGAACCTGACCCGTTCGCGCGATAAACTTGAACGCGCTCTGGGCGGTATCAAGGACATGGGTGGTCTGCCCGATATCATCATCGTGGTTGACACCAACAAAGAATCTCTCGCGATCCACGAAGCTCGCAACCTGCACATTCCGGTTGTAGCCGTTCTGGACTCGAACTCGGACCCGCAAGACGTTCAGTACCCGATCCCGGGCAACGACGACGCGATCCGCGCAATTCAGCTGTATTGCGACCTGTTTGTTGGTGCCGTTCTTGACGGTATCCAGGCCGAAATGACTGCTTCTGGTGCAGACCTCGGCGAAGCCGACGAACTGCCGGCACAGGAAGCTGCTGCTGCCGAAGCTGCCGACCAGGCTGCTTCCGCTTAA